The DNA window TTCGTCGCCGCCGATGTTGAGGTACTTGCCCGGCGTGATCGCCGCGAGTTCGCGGATGACGTCCTCGACGAACTTGTAGGTGATGTCCTTGCCGATGCACAGCGAGCTGTAGCCGACCTCGATGTCGGTGCGCATCGGTGGCGCGACCCCGTCGCAGTTCAGCTCCGCGTAGGAGGCTTGCGCCGCGTTGGTGTGCCCCGGCATGTCGATCTCGGGCACGATCGTGATGTGCCGCGAAGCGGCGTACCTCACGATGTCCTTGTACTGCTCCTGCGTGTAGTAGCCGCCCGGGTCGCCGTTGACCGCGCCCTGGCCGCCGAAGGTCGCCAGCCGCGGCCAGCTCTTGATCTCGATGCGCCAGCCCTGGTCGTCGGCCAGGTGCAGGTGCAGGTTGTTGATCTTGTACTGGGCGATCTGGTCGATGTAGGCCTTGACCTGGTCCGGGTTGAAGAAGTGCCGCGCCACGTCGAGCATCGCGCTGCGGTAGCCGAACCGCGGATAGTCCAGGATCGTGCCGCCGGAGACCTTCCAGCCCTGGAACTGGAAGGTCTTCTTGTCGACATTCGCCGGGAAGAGCTGGCGCAGCGACTGCACGCCTTCGAAGAGCCCGGCGTCGGTGTTGGCCTTCAGCGTCACGCCGGTCTTGGCCACCTTGAGCTGGTAGCCCTCGGTGCCGACGCGCTGGTCGGCGTGGCCGAGTTCGAGCGAGATGGCGGGCAGGCCGTAGCTCGAGGAGAGCACGGGCAGTGGGTAGCCGGTCGCGGGCCGGAGCAGGCCGCGCAGGTAGTCGGCCACCTTCTCCGCGCCCTTGCCCGCGCGGATGACGGTCAGCGGTGACATCCAGAAGTCGGACTTCGGGTCCGCCTTGGCTTCGACGGGTGCGGGGATCACGTCGGTGACCTGCCGCTGGACGTCCTTGGCGACCTGCGCGGTGGACGGCTGCGCGGTTTCCGCGGTGGCGGCCGGTGCGGCAAGGCCGAGGGCCACCAGGCTCAGCACGGCCGTGCCCAGCAGGCCGGTTGTGGACAAGCGCTTCCTCACGGAGCACCTCCGGTCAGGGAAGAGAAGAGTCCGTAAAGGTATAGACCAATGTGGACCACATCACAACGCCCAATCGGACTACGAGCGTACCGTGCGCGTCCGGACACCGTCTGTTCACGTGCTTTGTTCACGGGTATTCCAGTGGTGCGGGCAATCCTTTTTGGCCTAGCGTGCGGCTATGTGCGGTACTTCCGAAGAACGCGCGCTCCGGCACGTCGCCGAAGCGTCTTCCGGTGATCCGCTCGACCCTTCGCTGCGCGTCAGCCTGAACTTCCACCCGGACCGGCTCGCGCGCGGCATCCCGGTGCTCGCGGCGCTCGCCAGGGACGGCGTCTACCGTTCCCAGTTCGAAACGGGGACCAGCAACGGCGGGCTCACCGCGCACCCTGGCGGCGACCGGTGGCGCTGGGAGTCCCGGATCTTCGGCACCGCCTACGACGGCGCGCCCGCTTCGTCGCGGCCGAAATACGGCGCACTGAACCACCTCCGGCGCGCGGCGGGAGCCGCTCCCCGGTTCGGGTCGGCGCATTTCCGGCTCACCGGGGAAACCCTTTCCCGCACCACTTTCTGCTATCCGGACAGCGTGTTCTCCCCGGTCGACTTCGGCGTCGCTTCGCGCTTTTCCGCACTGTCGTCGAATGTCGCCGATTCGGCGGACCCGCTCGACGACTACGTCGAGGCGCAGGTGCACGGGACCGTGTCACTGTCCCGCGACGTCGAAGCGCTCGTGCTCGATCCGTGCTTCCGCGGCACCGAGGTGGAAGAGCTGGCTTCCGCGCTGCCGTGCCGTGTCGAATGGCACCACGGATTCCGGCTGGGCGTCGACGCCCTGGCCCGGTGCGAGGCTTACCGCGGGCCCGAAGTCGTCCGCCTCGGGCTTTCCGCCGCCGTGGACGGATGGCTCGACGCCACCGCGATCGGTGCCGCCGCGCGGGCGGGGCACGACGAGCAACTCGTGAAGCGGCTGTGGCACGTACTGGCCCGCTTCGGTGCCCTACCCGGCTGAATGCTGTTCCGATGCGGAAAGGACCGGGGTGATTCCGGCGATCGTCGCGATGAGACGGCGCGCGCCGAGGCGTACTCTTCCATCCGGCACTTCGAGAAACGATTCACAGGTCAGCGCGGCGGTGTCGCGGTCCTCTGCCAGCACACCGAGCACGTCCTCCGCTGCCGTGGAGATCCAATCGGCATGGTTGGGATCGGCGTCGGCGAGCGCCGACGCGACGATCGCCAGTCCGATGCCGTCCCGGCGCCGGAAGAGCGCTTCCGCGGTCGCGCGGGTGACGAACGTGTCCTCGGCGTCGAGCACGAGTTCGGCCAGTACCTCACGGGCTTCGGGTAGCTCGGCGAAGGAGGCCAGCGCCACTCCGGCATCCGCCCTGTCGCGGAAGTCGCGGCAGCTCGCCAATGCGATCAGCGGGACCACCGCGGCACGCCTGGCTTCGGAGTCCATGGCGCCATTGTGCCGTGGCCGACGGCCCCTCGCGCGGTCCCCGAAGGCCACCTTCGGGGACTCTGACGCCACTTTCCCGGCCCTCGTGGGTGTGCGGGCCGGGGTTGCTCGTGCCCCGAAGGCGGCCTTCGGGGCGTTAGACGCCGCGACCGCACCCCTCGCGCGCTCGACCGCCGCGGAGGCAATGCCCCGAAAGTGACCTTCAGGGCGTTGAGTTCCCCGAAAGGCACTTTCGGGGCATGAAGGCCCTAACCTTCGCGCAGGACCGCGCGCAGGGCGTCGAGGACCCCGGGGTCTTCGATGGTGGACGGCACCGGTTCCTCCCTGCCGTCGGCGATCCCGCGCATGGTCTTCCGCAGGATCTTGCCCGACCTCGTCTTCGGCAACGCGTCCACAATGGACACATCGCGGAAGGCGGCGACGGGGCCGATGTCGCGGCGGACGGCGGCGACGAGTTCGGCGCGCAGGGTTTCCTCGTCGATGTCCACACCGGACTTCAGCACCACGAGCCCGCGCGGGAGCTGGCCCTTGAGCTGGTCCCTGACCCCGATCACGGCGCATTCGGCCACCGCGGGATGCGCGGCGAGCACCGCCTCCATCGAACCGGTGGACAGGCGGTGGCCAGCCACGTTGATCACGTCGTCGGTGCGCCCCATGACGAACAGGTAGCCGTCCTCGTCGCGGAAACCGGAGTCGCCGGTGAGGTAGTAGCCCTCGTACCGCGAAAGGTAGGCCTCGACGTACCGCTCGTCGTCGCCCCACAGGGTCGGCAGCGAACCGGGCGGCAGCGGCAGCTT is part of the Amycolatopsis sp. CA-230715 genome and encodes:
- a CDS encoding beta-N-acetylhexosaminidase → MRKRLSTTGLLGTAVLSLVALGLAAPAATAETAQPSTAQVAKDVQRQVTDVIPAPVEAKADPKSDFWMSPLTVIRAGKGAEKVADYLRGLLRPATGYPLPVLSSSYGLPAISLELGHADQRVGTEGYQLKVAKTGVTLKANTDAGLFEGVQSLRQLFPANVDKKTFQFQGWKVSGGTILDYPRFGYRSAMLDVARHFFNPDQVKAYIDQIAQYKINNLHLHLADDQGWRIEIKSWPRLATFGGQGAVNGDPGGYYTQEQYKDIVRYAASRHITIVPEIDMPGHTNAAQASYAELNCDGVAPPMRTDIEVGYSSLCIGKDITYKFVEDVIRELAAITPGKYLNIGGDEAHATPPADYNTFYQKVSPLVGKYGKLITGWHDIAKTNPPTSALPQYWDTKSTNADVVAAAERGNKILFSPANKAYLDMMYNPQSPLGLHWAGYVEVKDSYDWDPSTFLQGVSENQIAGVEAPLWSETLVKSEHIEYMAFPRLPGIAEIGWSPKASHNWDNYRERLAKQGPRWTAQGIDFYRSPQVDWK
- a CDS encoding DUF3626 domain-containing protein, whose translation is MCGTSEERALRHVAEASSGDPLDPSLRVSLNFHPDRLARGIPVLAALARDGVYRSQFETGTSNGGLTAHPGGDRWRWESRIFGTAYDGAPASSRPKYGALNHLRRAAGAAPRFGSAHFRLTGETLSRTTFCYPDSVFSPVDFGVASRFSALSSNVADSADPLDDYVEAQVHGTVSLSRDVEALVLDPCFRGTEVEELASALPCRVEWHHGFRLGVDALARCEAYRGPEVVRLGLSAAVDGWLDATAIGAAARAGHDEQLVKRLWHVLARFGALPG